From Clarias gariepinus isolate MV-2021 ecotype Netherlands chromosome 1, CGAR_prim_01v2, whole genome shotgun sequence:
GTTCAGCCAATGCACAATACTTGTTATTTTAGCAGCCTGGTTTTTGATcaaggaattattattattatacaattatatgggctttattcatttattttagataatCGACTTGTTGCCATTGTGCTGAACTAATTCCATTTTTTTGGCTCTATTTAGCTCTAGGATTTTTGAAAACTTGGTTTAGGTcactgaaaatgtatttttcagaaaactccttttttttaaaaaattagaagtttttagaAAGTTCTCAGAGGTGACGTGGACAGAAAAGTAGTCGCTTATGGTTGATAAGAAcatcatccacacacactgtatcTCCTCTATATCTGATGTCACAGTGTGGTAAACTCAGTGCAGTTTTGCCAACTTAGCAACCTTGCCACTAGATTCAATGACTTTTAAGAGCGACTAGTGACAAACCTAGTGACATCTTTTTTGGACGGAGCTTATTACATTCTCGAGAGAAAAGTTGCCACGACGACCTGTGAGGGTGCAGTCTTACTCGCGTGATGTAAGAATCTTCTGCACTCCCCATGACCAATTACAAATCTGTTTGCTTAGggaactttttctttctttatattcaccgcatttaatttaacaaataattattttggtaAATCTAACATAACTGAATATAaaagatacatttaaaataatgttatgtAATAAGTATTTAACCTTCTATCTATCTAGAAAAAAGCAACATTACTGCTGGTTTAGAGACATTTCTTCTGCATTTTAAACACTGGAGATTGAAGAAGAGCTAAAAGCAACTGCCCCCAGCATCAGCCGCATATAGGCAGAAATGACCTGACGTGGTAATCAATATCCGAATCAGCTATTGAAGGCATTTAGTGACATCAAGCGACTTTTCCAGTGAATAAACACTGACACAGAGTGAGGACTTTATTTCAGGCTTCTTATTGACCAGCATTTTTGGCTTTTCAGGTAGGGATATAATCACCGCCTGCTGGTTTAACATCCTCTTGACttgttttttctgctttcatTTGGACTTCCCTTAGGGAAAAACACATTGTACACATGTCCAGGCCTTTAACTTAACTTAAGAGATAATTAATGTGTTCAACTATAGATTAATGCAAGTTAATACATGAGAAATGTGTGAAATTTGCAACCTTAATCCTAGGACTCTACAGTGATGGTGTGGATGAGAATGCCTCCACCTCCAGACTACAACTTCCTGAACATAAATATGTATGATAAGCattaaaagtattatttttttatatttcagacATGTAATCTTAAACAGTTTGGATCAATTTGGATCTTATCAGCAGTAGTGCAGACATTTTCCTACAAATCTTACATTTATATTGTTGCGCAGCTGTGGAGGAGAGGTGGTGCAGGTTGGTGGGCTGAGGATTATATCGCTGCTTTTTGCAAAAGATGCGTCTCGATGGCATAATCAGTCTATGACCTGCAGCGCTGTTATGAAGCAGCCATTAAAATCAGGACCTCTAATTCTGCGGCCATGGTTCTCAGCAGAAAATTGATGGATTGTCTACTCTGCACGTAGGGAACGATTTATTTACCCAAGTGAAGAAGTTCAAGTATCTCAAGGGCACACTAGAGCGTGAGGTTTGCTAGAGAATCAAGGCGGTATTACATTAGCCAAAAGTCAAAGCTCTTGATATACCGATTGATCCTTAATCCTATAAATCACCTTTGGGCATGATCGAAAGGACAATATTGTGGATAAAAGTAACCGAAATGGGTTTCCTCAGGCGGGTAGCTGACTTCTGCATTAGAAATAGGATGAGAAGCTCAGTCATCCCTCAAGAGGCTGTTCTTTGCATGTTGCATATTATCCAGTAtcattattgtaatgttttgtaaataaattcacAATCCTCTAATGTGATCCTATtagccgttttttttttatttattttttaattatacatcATCATTAGACAAAAAAGATAAATACTGACTTGTTTTGAGTGGCGTAGATGCTGGCCAACTTCAGGGACATTTCGATGACAGCATTATCATCCTATTTAAAAGGATTCAAATTATTTATCCGTTGTATCTGTTGTATTTGCTTTAAACATTAGAGACTGTAATAATGTCAGCGCATGCAGAATTATGCAAGACCTGCATtctaaaaaaacattctaaatagcatgaggggcgttcaagtcaaaccaggactttgttTAATTGTACAGAACACAGTTACAGAGTACAAAAcacagagtaaaaactccctttatttctctatataatctgggagtagaaagatttctcagtacgccagagacatgactttcacatttaaaacgctggcctcccaggaactcctttaatggaccgaacatgtggaaatggcttggccAGGattgtatgggggatgtggcaataattccCATTTCCTGTAATCTAAAAGTCAAGTTCGTGAATTACTGTGCGTATAGTTTCTACAGAGAGATGCATctcttcttttttatatatatataaaaggaacAATTGCAGACAATTATCAGtgaatgtcaatcagttttaggccTTCACTTTTGAAAAGTCataaaaagtcccagtttgacttaaacgcccctTGTAAATACTCATGCTCTCATCTACATATTAAAATGGATGTTTTTAAGAAAACAGAGACTAGCACGCTTGTGGTGTCTCACCTGTGGTGTTCCTCCAGACAGCATGAAACTCATTGCAGCTTTAAACAGTTTCTCAGCCTACAGAATAGAACAAGAGGACAAGGGTCATAGACCTACTCCTGCCTAGAGGTTAAAAGGGCGTAGATAAAGGGGAAAAGCCCAGCTCGCTCTTACTCACATTATCCAGCTCACCTTGAACAAAGGCCAGGTTGGCCATCtgtagagaaagaaagataacgTTACTACAATGTCTGGTACATTTTGACTGTAGGTTAGACGTTAGAAGTCCAGAATGTGAGAGTAAACTGAGTGCAGGAGGAGATCTACCAGGCTGTAGGTATAGATGATGGCGTCCTTGTTGTGACTCTGATGGGCGAGTCGAATAGCTTTATGCAAGAAGCTGTTCGCCGCATCCAGCTCCCCGAGCATCATGTTGTACTGTGAATAACATAAACgcatcatttttaaaactttactgGTATCTAATACATtgtatgagggtgagtcaaaaactATCTGCACTCCGGTTATAATTAGGCACTTTTTTTTCAGTCACTGCTGGACAGGTGTAaacatgttacatcagttcatttgtagctgcagtgtgagcaaaaatggatggCACACAAAGGATTTGCACGAAAGAAGAGCATTGtgcagtgattttattttttcttgttttttttttttgaggatctGAGGGTGTACGTGGTGCCGGGACAACTCATGGAAAAGCATAAACGAAATTTGGatcgatactctaaggaaggtgaaagtttcttaaaaagaatCCTTACTGGTGATAAGACACGGATTCATCCCTACGAGCCTGAAAGTAAACGGATGAGTGCGGCTCATGAGAATCACCGactaaaaaaaggttaaaaaatttacaatcagctggaaaattaatgcttacagttttctgggattctcgagggacagtattggaacattattagAAAAAAGGTTGAACAATTACCAGAGCTCATTACAGTGAGATAAAcgtcagattaaacacagaagaCTAATCCTGACTTCAGATTAATCTTGCATGACTATTGTAGGATTACAaagttataaaatgttaaatctagcttccaacataatagtatataacggaacaagttatgtacattgggttttacatttagGGTAAAAttggtgacattctaagaagatcaagtctggtaccccaggtgtcagagacattaaccttttgtctttatgtacttcctgaccactgggtagggtcccaaagtcaatgtgaatgctaatctcaaggccaggctatgcctttgtctctatgagaatgtaaaggtttgggtgatactgtcaggctcattagattagcacctatgcatttgaaagccactgttatgctgatgagatcagggctggggaacttccgttaccctccctcttgtaaagtataaactctcCAGAGCTGAGTTTTCAGTCAGACTTGGATAACTACAGCGACGCTCGGCAagttctcaataaagagtaacttctgcttgaatgaTATTCCAACGTCTCCTGGTCTCTGAAAAAGTTCCCAACACTCTGCACGTCCGCACACTTTTACCCACATTGTGGACACTCAACAaaaactttaaagtttaaaccATCCTTCCTATAGTCCTGGTCTTAATCCATCAGACTTTCAATTGTTTGGTCCCCAGAAAGCAGCCATAcaaggacgaagattcacttctgatgaagtgaagacagtggtgcattcgtggctcacagctcagcctaaaacattctttaatgagggaatatgaaaagttgttgacagatggacataATGTACTAAAAAGCAAGGAGACTATGTCGGAAAATTATGTATTCGTCTTTtccaaaagttaattaaaagaaatttaatttttgACCTCACCACATACAAGTATAGCAACATACTGTTGCATAAATATTTTCCtcgttatatactgtacagtttagCAGGACATCATAATTTCTCCTCATTAAATATCATCTGCTGACTCTGACTAATCCAGTTGACTAAgttaaataaactatttaacaaACTTTTGAGTTTGATTTTTTAATTCAGTAAAGCTGCACCATACTGTAGTATACATGCTATATTAAActggggctaaaaaaaaaacaatatttaaatttgtgggGAAACAATGTgaaaattaaacatttgaaaGAGCATGTGATTAAAATATTGCAGTCattatagtatattaatcaaGCATTTACGTcatttatgtacatttattaaGTCTTATGGTTCTGTCGGTTATCAACATGCAGCAGGACAGTATTTATAATCCCACTCTCACACttatattccttttttcctAACCAAAAAACGCCTAAACATTCACATACACTGCAGcaagtatttttgtttatacagtacctCCCTGTCATACAGTGGGGGCAAAAAAAAGTACTTAGCCActaattttgcaagttctcccacttaaaaagatgaaagaggcctgtcatttttatcataggtatacctcaaatatgaaaaaaagaatcacattgtaggattttcaATAAATGAATTGGTAAATtactctgtaaaataagtatttgttcacctacaaacaagcaagatttctggctctcacagacatgtaacttcttctttaagagactCCTCTGTCCTCAACTTGTTAcatgtattaatggcatctgttatcagtaaataaaaaaaagacacctgtccaaaACCTCACaatccaaactccactatggccaagaccaaagagctgtcaaaggacaccagaaacaaaattgtagacctgcaccaggctgggaagcaTGAATTTACcttaggtaagcagcttggtgtgaagaaatcaactgtgggagcaattattagaaaatggaagacatacaagaccactgataatctccctcaatCTGGGGCTCCAAGCAAGATCTCACCCAaaatggggtcaaaatgatcacaagaactgtgagtaAAAatccacacggggggacctagtgaataacctgcagagagctgggaccaaagtaacaaaggccaccattagtaacacactgcgccaccagggactcaaatcctgcagttccagacgtgtccccctgcttaagccagtacatgtccaggcccatctgaagtttgctagaaagcatttggatgatccagaagaggattgggagaacgTCATCtggtcagataaaaccaaaatagaactttgtgtttggagaaGAAATAACGCTGAGTtacatccaaagaacaccatactgtacctactgtgaagcatgggggtggaaacatcaagATTTTGAccgaaaacctccttccatcagcaaggaattgaagatgaaacgtgtctgggtcttttagcatgacaatgatctcaaacacaccgcccgggcaacaaAGGCTgcgtaagaagcattttaaggtcctggagtggcctagccagtctccagatctcaactccatagaaaatctttggaggtagttaaaagtctgtgttgcccagcgacagccccaaaacatcactgctctagaggagatctgcatggaggaatgggccaaaataccagcaacagtgtgtgaacaccttgtgaagacttgacctctgtcattgccaacaaagggtatataacaaagtattgagatgaaattttgttaattaccaaatacttattttccaccataatttgcaaataaatttattaaaaatactacGATgtgattttctgcattgttttatcttattttgtctttcggagttgaggtatacctatgatcaaaattacaggcctctctcatcttatTATATGGGAGAACTTGTACAATTAGTGGCTGactgaatactttttttgccccactgtatcttCTAACAGCCTGATTATTATGGTTcgattaattcattatttaaaccACAGGGACTCTGATCAGAATAACACACGGCATAAGTGAACCAATCTGTTACACAGTCTTAATCATTGTAATCTTTTTTAATCCTGCGAGCTTTCTTTTTGAACACCGGTAATAAAATGCACACCTATcagtaattagttactttaagtGTTAGTTTGGAAGCCAAACTTAAATATAGGTTTAGGGTTAGGTAGTAaactatgtattttttatactaAATACTGTATGCAACTTGGGAATTACTGTTCATACGATAAATAATGAATGCCTGAGTCAAAAACATTTTGCTATGTTTTACTGATGTACGGTGCTGTAACGATATACTGTGCTGATGATGTcagtcatttaagtgtgacaaatgcaaaaacaaatgtatatgCAAGTCTTATTATTTATGTCGCATCTTCCATACTGTTCTCAGTTtacctttgctttttttaacaGGAGAATAATTTCATCCTCCATCTTCTGGGCCTCCGTTCTTTCATCTTTAGTTCCAAACAGGGAGAACGCTGTGGGCAAAACATAGAGGAAGACAgagaagttttaaaaaatgtttttggtatATCCAGGGCAGTGTCTGTGTACTATGTAACAGTGGGTATGTCCCCAATTTTAGGATTTGCAGATGTAGCACCCACACAGTGTCCCTGTTGTGCCATTGCCATGAGCCTCCCAAATACGTAGAGTAATACAACGCCGTTACGTTGTGCAGCGGCGGCCATGATCCAGTTACGTTTTGCAGCGGCAGCCGCGTCCCCGGTACGTTGCACAGCAACGGCTATGTCCCGTTACGCTGTGTAACAGTGGCCGAGTCCCATTACGCCATGTATCATATTTGTGTATACGCTGTGTAACAGTGACCATGTCCcattgcaatatgcaacattggCTGTGTCCTATTACGCTGTTTAACTGTGTCTGTGTCCACAATTTTAGGATTTGGGGGGCCATAGCACCTACACAGTGTCCCCATCACATATTGCAGCGGCAGTCGTGTCCCTGTTACGCTGTGCAACGGTGGCCATGTCCCTGTTACGTTGTGCAGTGGCGACCGTGTCCCCGTTACGTTGTGCAGCGGTGGCTGTTGCAACTGTTGGACAGTTAAGCTGTCCAACAGTTACGCTGTTTGCAGTCCAACAGTGGCCGCGTCCCCGTTACGTTGTGCAGTGGGGACTGTGTCACAGTTATattgtgtagtggcggccgtgTCCCCATTACGTTTTGCAGCGGTGGCTGTGTCCCGTTACGCTGTCCAACAGTGTCCGTGTCACAGTTACATTGTGCAGTTACGTGTCCCAttacactatgcatgatgtatATGTATACGCTGTGTAACCGTGGCTGTGTCCCGTTACCCTATGTAACAGTAGTtgtgtgatgatgatgcagTGTTGCATGCTGGGATGCTGCACTTACCCAGTACACTCCACACTGCACGCTGGTAAACTGTGCGCTCGCGCTCACCCTCTTCACCACTGTATGACGCGACTCTGCGTAATTTAAATGACCTTCGTTGCCTAAAATCGCGCAGCTGCGATGTGACCGATAACcgccgctgctgctgctgcgctTTACACTCGGCTAAGCCTAACACAGAGACGCTCCTCACTCCCTGACTTATCGTCCGTCTCACACACAGTCCTTGTGCCACGAAAAGGCGACAGCTGGAGGGGAGCGCCATGTTTCCTCTTTGCCTACGTCATGACGTACAGCGTCACGTGACCCAGAAGACGCAGAGAACGCTTATTgatgataatatttataaagGAAGCGCTTCCTGTGATTGGCACGAGACTGTTTCTAAAAAGACATCCTGCGAGCGAGATCTTCGGGTTGCCAGGGTGAAAAACTTTACAAGTATTGGTGAAAAATGGCATTTTTCAATTTCCCTCAGAGTAGAGCAAACATAATGTGGATTCTGTGATTCCTCCATTGTTATAAATTGTCATAATAATAGTGCCTTGCGTGGTAATCTTACATATCAAGTGCCcttaatgtatttttgttgttgttttgtttgttgtttaccCCTGCCCCTCAGACTGCCTGAATCTGCCACTGATGCAAATGCAATCAAAAATGGGTGTGACCATGTTGAACGTGtttcccacttaaaaaaaagttaacaaaaaCAATCCCTTCATCCCTTCTTTAATGGTCGAACGTTCTGGAATAATTTTAAGTCACTTTATGTTATTTTGAAAAGTTGTTGCGCGTTTGTGAaaacctggcaaccctggcTTTGAGTAAGGTACAATATATTGTTGGGTAAAAGTAGGTAGACACCTtaccacactatactacactacagtacacataAGTGGTTCTTCTCCAAACTGTTCACAAAGTCCAAAATTGTCCAGAATCACTTTGCTTGATCTAGTATTACAATTTCTCCTCACTGGAATTAagaggcccaaacctgttcTAGCTTGACAATgtgccaattcatgtgtgaaaagaattcctcatgctcccagtaCCATCCTTTCACCATCTGATTCCTGGAACATGGTCATGACAttatggaaaggaaaaaaaacctaatggATAGCCCGGTCAAccagtacatttaggtcatggcactatgcatgatgggtgcatcccATCCTTTCTTACTGTCACAAACCCaccattgctctggaatagggtcaatctgaacttcaattttgactttttttaccATTGAAGTCTAACCTTTATGCTTCCTAGAAAATTAACCAACAAAGTGGTTTTCCTTTGGCTGTAAGGTCTTGtcacttgtgtgtgtatgaaaaacgcttttaataattaactttcttttaaaaaacattaatggaAGTTCACCAAGCTTTTAAAAGTTCTCCAAACATTGTCATCCTTGATTTTTGTCTGACCATAGCTAGACTTGACAATATGGCAAAAACATCTATGAATACAAGTAGATaaaaggaatatatatatatatatccctatAACCATCCTATGAGATAAATCTGTAGTCAGTCTGGCACACAGAACATTACAGGATCCAGCTCACCTCTAATACTCTTAATATAAATGATTACATTCAGGAAGCCATCAAAAGTGGGACACATTaccttacattttctttttactccACCTCCATAAAACAAGCTGTTATATGCTGTAAATTAACTACATCTATTTTGCTTTATTACGCTTTCAGATACTACAGAGTGAGGAAGACACCTTGTGGAGACTTGGTATTACTGAGACATGATTTGAAATTGGGAAATCACTAGTCAGGGAAGAAGCCACCTAATGCTTATTTAAGGAAGAGGAAGGAAGACTAGACCAGCAGCAATCTATTAGcacctaaaaaaaattacacgtCCGACTTCCACTCTGCTGAATAAAAGGCAACgaattacacaaaataaaaccacagtAGAAATCAAAACTATTTGCAAATACTGACAAATGTACTTTTATTTAGTTATGCTTAGACAAGTCCATTATTGCAGATACAGAATTAAATACTTGAAAAATAAAAGCTCTGTAAGAGCCCATATGTATATCAATGATGCATCAGCATTCATCCTGTTGGTGCAccgtttctttaaaaaaaattgaaatgtcCTGAAAATGCGCTTAAGTGCACACTtcctttattaatttttcttcaATTTAGACAAGAATAAagacaacaaacacaaaattgtaGATGTCTCTGCAACAGATGGTACTTCAGCAACATGCAGGATTTGCCGAGGGGAAACAGTAGAGATGCTGACGATCTTGGATGGATGAGGCAATGCATGCATTATATAGGTTTATCGATTTTAGCTTTCAGATGTTCTTTGTAGGCTAAGATGTCCCGACTCCATTTGGTGATGGTCTGTTTTTCACAAACCCAGATCTCCTGAGCTACCTATTAGCATGAATACAAATGAAGATTTTTAGTCTCCAaagttaagaataaaaataaataaataaaaaccacacAAGACTAAAAGATTTTCAAAAATCACCTGCTGAATGAGTCTGAAGTCGTGGCTGACCAGCATCATTCCTCCCTCGAAGTCATTGATGGCCTCAGCCAGTGCGTCGATGGTCTCGATGTCCAAGTGATTGGTAGGCTCATCCAGGAAGAGCATGTGGGGTGTCTGCCAAGCCAACCATGCAAAGCACACTCGACACTTCTGACCATCTGACAGATTCCTGATGGGACTCACCTGGCATTAAAAGTAAACGGGTACAAGAAACAGCCTTAGTCTCAATCAACTTGGAAGATGTGTTAATATAGCCGATCAATCTACTACACAATTACCTTATGCTCTGTGCTtattaccaaaaaaataaaaatatatcaaattaTTGATacaacattaactttttttttcatagatgCAAGGCAAAGGATACAAAGAAAAGCCATACAATaaccattactttttttttatcgtacTCATTTTTTAACTATTATCTCCTCTTTCTCCTTGATTTCTGGGTAGCACTTAATCATGTACTCCATCTTAAGGTGGATCATGCACCAACAGAAAAATTAATCTAATTTAAAGGGAATTAATTTCCTCTTTACTAACTCCACATTTACCTCAGGTGGTTAAGCAGCTCTGAAGTGGGAATGATAAATCTGGggatttttcaaaataaattgttCCTCCTATGACTTTATGATTTCTAACCAACATTTTAAGCATAATAGTAGGAGAGATGTCAAGATGTAAACCTAACCTGTTGTTTTCCGGTGAGTCCATAGCGTCCGATGATCTTCCTCATCTCCTCCTTCTCCTTGATTTCTGGGTAGCACTTCATCATGTACTCCAGAGGGGACAGGTCCAGATCTAGTTGCTCCGTTAGATgctaaagcaaagaaacaggAACCACAGGTAATGAACAACATGTCTAACTCATTCACCTGTCCGTGTAACATAAAACCAGAATAAATGTTTGACCCAGCATTGTTTAGACAATAGTTTAATCGGGTTAAATTGTAGTTACCTGGTGGTATCTGCCGATCTTGACATGGGAGTGCTTTCTGATCATCCCGTCGGTAGGGAGAAGCTGAGGGAACGAATGGAAAACACGAGTTGAAAAATCAATACGTTTCAAGGCCGAACATTAACACGCCAGTTGAAAGGATACATACCTCCCCGGTGAGCAGCTTCAGTAGTGTGGATTTGCCAGCCCCATTGGGCCCCACAAGGGCCACCCTGGTATCCAAGTCAATTCCAAACTccagatttttataaataattggcTAGAAAACAAAGTGTAAACAGAATGTGAGAACATTAGTCTCCTCAAGAGGGCACTGCTGCATTTTAAGATAGGGGCTGTTTATAAATCAAGGATGCAATGAAAAACCATGTAGAGTgagatgtatttattattaaatcaagCAGAAAGCGGAAAGTTCAGGTTTAATCCAGCTGTGAA
This genomic window contains:
- the ttc19 gene encoding tetratricopeptide repeat protein 19, mitochondrial isoform X2, coding for MALPSSCRLFVAQGLCVRRTISQGVRSVSVLGLAECKAQQQQRRLSVTSQLRDFRQRRSFKLRRVASYSGEEGERERTVYQRAVWSVLAFSLFGTKDERTEAQKMEDEIILLLKKAKYNMMLGELDAANSFLHKAIRLAHQSHNKDAIIYTYSLMANLAFVQGELDNAEKLFKAAMSFMLSGGTPQDDNAVIEMSLKLASIYATQNKNELAEHGFEFCTESLEAKIEKQKDLSPDAISDEERKDTRLLLGLSLDARARYLASSRRLTGACRDYRQALQICQEEQGEAHPQTLVLMSDLATVLDLQGKHDEALAYVKKAVELGQTAGHPDQHVLLGNMAGILMHKGEFEESAKIYEEALVLAQAAGDAEAVEQLEEGLKELRKRREEQKQSVNVEQSAEQ
- the ttc19 gene encoding tetratricopeptide repeat protein 19, mitochondrial isoform X1 yields the protein MALPSSCRLFVAQGLCVRRTISQGVRSVSVLGLAECKAQQQQRRLSVTSQLRDFRQRRSFKLRRVASYSGEEGERERTVYQRAVWSVLAFSLFGTKDERTEAQKMEDEIILLLKKAKYNMMLGELDAANSFLHKAIRLAHQSHNKDAIIYTYSLMANLAFVQGELDNAEKLFKAAMSFMLSGGTPQDDNAVIEMSLKLASIYATQNKNELAEHGFEFCTESLEAKIEKQKDLSPDAISADEERKDTRLLLGLSLDARARYLASSRRLTGACRDYRQALQICQEEQGEAHPQTLVLMSDLATVLDLQGKHDEALAYVKKAVELGQTAGHPDQHVLLGNMAGILMHKGEFEESAKIYEEALVLAQAAGDAEAVEQLEEGLKELRKRREEQKQSVNVEQSAEQ